The DNA sequence ACTTTTTTTCTTGACAAATCAATTCGTACCACCATGTCTGAATGTTTGGCCGCTTTTCTTATGGAAAGTCTTTCAGCATACCAGTTTCCTATTCTCCATAATACGATAATACCAATAAATGCTGCAATTGCAAACAATCCTACATATCCCTGGCCTAGAGGAAGCACAATAAGAGCTACTAATAAAGGTCCAATAGCACTCCCGGAATTGCCGCCCACCTGAAAAATAGATTGTGCCAATCCTTTTTGTCCTCCTGATGCCAGCTGGGCTACTCTTGAAGCTTCAGGATGGAAAACTGATGAACCCATTCCTATTAATGCTACCGCGATCAGGATGACGTAATATTCGTGTGCTGCAGCTAAAAGTAATAATCCTGCCATTGATAAGGCCATTCCTATAGCCAGAGATCTTGGATTCGGCTTTTTATCGGTATAGATCCCGACAAAGGGCTGCAAAATAGATGCAGTAAGCTGAAATACAAGGGTAATAATGCCAATTTGGGCAAATGATAGTTTGAATTCACCTTTCAAAATGGGATATAGTGAAGGAATTGTAGATTGGATCAGGTCATTGAGAAAATGTGAAAAACTGATCATAAATAAAATAGGATAAACAATTTTACTGGTGTCAATTGCTTTTGTCTGTACATTGTCCATAATTAATAATTTATATTCATCTTATCATCTGATGAATTTTATGTTTGAATTATCTTTTTATATTTTTAAAGTAATTTTAAAATGATTTTTTCTGCAGCCAGAGAAGCTTTTTCAGCATCTCTGTTTTTTATATGGGTATAGAGTTCATTATGTAATTTTTGTGAAATCCTAAAAGCATCTGTATTATTATTGTGACTGCTTTCAAAAATTCGAAGAACCTGTCGGCTTGCAATTTTATATATTTCTTTTAATAGTTTATTACCACAGGCCTCAGCAATAGCTAAATGGAAATTGACATCTGCCTGGTAACATTCCTGTGCAAGTTCTTCTTCTGCAAATTTTCCCCTTAAATCTAAATATTCTTTGATGGTCTTAAGTTCATCTGCCGTATGATTAACCGCTGCTCTTGCCGCAACTTTAGATTCCAGTAAAGATCTTACTTCTTCAACTTCTTCTATTTCTGCTTTGCTCATTTGTAGTTCCAAAGATTCCTGAACATTTTTTGAAACAATAAATGTCCCTACACCTTGTTGTACACTTAAAACCCCTTTAATTGATAGTATTTTAATTGCTTCACGAATACTGGAACGTCCCACACCATATATTTTCATCAGTTCGGGTTCAGTAGGCAGCTGATTTCCAATGGCGTAAGTGTCATTGAGAATTCCTTCAATAAGTCTTTCTGCAACCTCCTGGGCTAAACTTCTTTTTTGTATCTGTGCCATAAACATCATATCATCTGATGAATGCAAAGGTACAATTTCTATAAGATATTCTACAACCAAATCCTTAAAAAATAAGAGAAAGTAGGATTGAGAAGTAAAAGAGCACTGAATAGTCGTGCTCTTTATTAGTCATTTATTCACATAATAGATTTAGGAAATACCCTTATATGATCTGTTAGACAGTTGCTGTCTCTATCTGGAATTGCCGTATCCTTATTTGAAATTTTTTTCTAGAAATGCGAATATTGTATCAAAATGTTTGGTAGGCTCAGCATGAGAACCTTCATAAATCTGATGCTCATAGGTATACTTAAATTGATGCTTTTTAAGTCGCTCAATAATTTTATTGCCCATTGGTACCGCTGGTATTATTTCATCTTTTGTGCCGGAAAGAAGAAGGATAGGACCTTGTATTAATTCTACTTTGATGGCTGCCTTTTGTTCAGCAAGGGTATCTTTCAGCATGGCACTAAACGCACTTCTAAGATCATGCTTTATTAAAAATGGAACGGATTCCTCGTTTACAGGAACGAAGGGTAGTTCTTTGTTGTCGAATGTCCAGCAGGAAGTGGTAAATTCCTGAGTATGGCCGGGAAAAACAACATGACTTGTAGACATCCCGATAACACAGGAGATATCTGGATAATAACTTCCTAACAATAAAGCCAGATCTGCTCCCCTGGAACCTCCAATAACTGCAATTTTCTTCTTGTTGATTTTTTTATTTTTAGAAGCCACTACGATTGCATTATGAACATCATTAATGGATATCCGGTCTAATAAAGCAGGTGTATTTTTACACCCGAAATACCCAATTGCAAGAAAGCTATATCCCTTATCAAGAAATTCCTGCCTGGTCTTTTTCCAATGATCTGTTGTCCATGGATTTCCACCCTCTGAACCTCCTAATCCCACGATCAGGGGTTGGTTCTCGTTATTTCCGACGTATAGGACTGCTTCTACATTAGCTGCTTTTAAAGTATCCTGTGAAAATATAGAAATGCTACAAAAATGTAATAGTAAAATTAGAAATGTCCAGGTTGTTTTATTAAAGTCCATGTTATTTTTTTTTCAAAGATGGGATTTAATAATCCGTAAACTTTTGACCTATATCAAAAAGTTATTTTTGGGTTCTGATCCTGCTTAGTGTTTCCTGTGTAATTCCTAAATAAGATGCTATCATTCCCAGAGGGATACGGTGATAGATCCCCTTATAGGTTTGGGTAAAATGATCATATTTTTCCTTAGCGGACGAAAAGCGCATGGAGGTGATCCGTTCCATAAGATGACCGACAACGGTTCCCATTGAAAGTCTTGAATATCTTTCCATTTCAGGAAAGTGGTCAAATAAATAAACCAGGTCGTTTACATGGATGCAGAAAGCTTCAGTGGCTTCTATAGCATCGATATAGTAAATGTCTTTTTGTCTTGTAAATAAACTTTTTGGAGAGTTGCACCATTCCCCTTCAACTGGGAAATATTCACTGATCTCTTTTCCGTCTTTTAGAAAGTAAGTTCTTAATAAGCCTTTCTGGATAAAATAAGATTGGGTACATACTTTGTCTGCATCATGGACGATGTCTCCTTTTTTAAAGGTAACAAAATACATTCTTTTGTCTAAGGCGGATCTTAGTTCATCACTGATCTTGATATAGCTCTCAAAGTGATCAAACAATAAATCCTTTTGTATAGAATTCTGATTTTCTGGATCAAGATGTTCCATAATTTATTGGGTTTTTAGAAAATAATTGATGCAACATGTAAATGTAAACTTATTAAGTGAGCTTTGCTTTACCGCTGTCCGATTTTTTACATAGATGATGATACGATGTTATGATTGCTCGTCGAATCCATAATTTTTGAGATAGTTAAAATAAATAAACAAGCAGACTTGTCTATCTGTTTTTTATATACCTTTGATCCCCGCACTAAAAGATTATAGAGCAATTACTAACTTGATAGGTCTAATCATCAACTAACAAAAATTTCATTACTGGAGCAGATAAATCAGTCTGGTTGATTTTAAGCAGGTAATTAACATTTAAATTTATAATTATGCCATTTATTACAATTACTTCCCTGAAAGGAAGATCAAAAGAAGAAAAACAAAAGATAGGTGAAGCTATACATGCAGCGATAGTAGAATCAGGGGTGCCCCCTGCAGATCGCTTTCAGAGATTTCTGGATCTAGAACCTGAAAACTTCCTTTATGACAAACATTATCCAAATCTTGAAAAAGGACGTTCAGAGAACTTTGTCGTTATTGAGATTCTGCTTTCTGTTGGTCGAAGCGTTAAAGTGAAGCGTAAAATTCTCGAAAGTTTAATAGCTAAATTAAGAGACCTGTCTTTCGATCCCGAGGATGTATTTGTTTCTTTCCAGGAAACAGCTTGGGAAAACTGGTCCTTTGCAAATGGAGAAATATTACATGCCTAAGACAGAGGACTTTTTAAAAAAGAAAATCTGTTTTTCTTTGGAGCATGTATTAATAAAAAAAGCTGCAAACATTGTTTGCAGCTTTTTTAGACTTTGATATTTAAGCTTTAGTACAGATCCAACATATATAAATCAAAAAAATAGATCATTTTGAGAAAGAGTACAGGTGCTGGACAGTGTATATTTTGGTTTTGATCTTTTATTTACTGTTGATTTCTTTTCAGATGATTTCAAGTTTAATAAGGGCACGAAAGTATCAACAAAAAGCAATGTGTTTATCCATGATCAATCAAAGAAGCTTGTTGTCTTGAAGTTTGAAAGGACAAGACAGATCGAATAAAAATATTCCGCCAAGTTTTGTTGCTTTGTCAGGGTACATTTACTCATAAAAAAGTTGATTCAAAACAATACGGAAAACCCTAAAGGGTGAATTAAAAAATATTTTTATATTAGCTAAGTAAAAACACAAACAATCAATGAAGAAAAATTTAATTATTCGACTGGTGCTTTCGATAGCACTGGTTACCTGTATGGGCTCCTGTAGCTCTGAGGAAGACCTCCTCATCAGGAAAGAAGAAAAGTATTCAAAAAATTTCAGGTATTTACTTCTAAAAAAGAGGAAGCTGTTAACTATGGGAATGGCTTTAAAACTTTATTAGAGCGTTATGATGAAATCAAGAATGTTCAACACACTTTAAAATCAATTAAAAAAGCTTGGAAAAATTCATCAAAAATAGCTGATGAATTTGTAGAATTTAATATTCGGTCTCAGGATATAACAACGAAAAATAAAGAAAAGTATACTCTTTTCCCTCTAATCAAAAATTATACTGTAGAAGGAGTAATTATCGCTGTTTTAAAAGAGAATGATACGCAGGTAGAATTTCTAAAAATGTCTTCTGATGCTGACAATTATAATGAAATATTAGGATTATTCCGGGCTCAATACTTAAAAAGCAATTTAAAAAATAAAAATTTAAATAAAGGAGCTGGAGGACCATGTGGTTTTGATGGTGCCCCTCCATGTGATATAGAAACTGTAGTTATTACCATCGGAGGAGGGGGTGGCGGAGGTTCTTTACCTCCAGGAGGCGGCTGGGTTCCGCCAGGAGGATGTGGACCTTATGAAGATTGCCTACATAATCCTGACGCGGGAGGAACTGCTGGAAGTGGGGATAATCCTAATAATAACCCCAACATAAATCCTTGTGATAAAACAAAAAGTAACTTAGAAAACCCTAATATAAAGGCGAAAATTACTGAACTGAAAGCACAATCAACACAGGGAGGAGAAAAAGGTGTGATGTTTAAAGCAGATGGTACTCCTTCAGCAACAATACCAGGTGGTGACCATAATGTGGGTTTTGGTGATAAGACAGGATATCAGGGAGGTTATCATAATCATACCCCTTCAGGGATACCAATGCTTTCTCCTCCAGATATAGAACAGCTTTTACAATTTGCACTAGCACAGGGAAATGGAAACCCTACAAATGCAAGTAATGCTTACCTAGGAATGGTAGCTCCAAATGGCATGCATTATGTAATATTATTCAATGGAACTTATAATGATGCATTAGTAACTTTTTCGCAACAAGATTTAGATGACCATGTAACTAGGTACCAAACTAGGTATGGTATGTTCAAACCATCAACTCCTGAAGGGTATGAAAAGTTATTTTTCAAATCTCTTAATGACATGGGGCTAAATGGAAAAGTAACCCTACAAAGAATAGAAAGTGATGGAACAATAAAAACAGTAACTAAAAATGATAATGGTACGACAACAGCTATACCATGTCTATAATCTTTAAATTAAATCGAAAAAATGAAAATTATATTATTCTTAACAGTATTCCTTTTCTCAAGTTCATGCTATTCACAACAAGTTTATCCATTGAATACAGATTTTGATGAAGTCCCTCAGAATTCCTATTTAAAGGATTCCAATAATGAATTAACTCCTTATATAGGAACCTATAAATCTTCTTTTCAAAATAGGGAAATCACAATCTATATTACAAAAGAAGTACAAAAGTTTTTTAAAGCCTTAAGGGTTTATCAAGACGCGTTGTCAATAAGATATGTTGTGAAAAATTCAGCAGGAGCTATTCTTCAAGACACACAAAGCATGACTTTTCAACCAAATCAATTTGAACATACTATTTACAGTCATGGGACTTATCCTAATCAGAATATTGTATGGTTCAATTATGGGGGAACAAATTGCAGAGTTGGTTGGGGAGCTATTGAATTAAAAAAGATTAGTACTACTCAGCTATCATGGGAATACAGACCTAATGACATCATACTTGACAGCAGTAAGTGCCCTCAAGGAACAGACATAAATATCTACTTGCCTGAAACAAAAGGTTTGATATTTACTAAACAATAAAATCAACAAATTATAATTATAAATCAACCTTTATCAATTTTGGTAAAGGTTTTTTTGTTGTAGCCTTATACAAAGAGTCTACCCATGAAAGAAAGACTTAAAGAACGTAAGTGATGAAAAATTCTTTCTTCTTTTCAAATATATTCACAGATTAAGATGTTACAAGGGTTTCAAAAAAAGGAATATTTGAGTGCAATTCTACTTCAAAATTTCAAGACAATTTTTAATCGAACAATTCCAAGACAAAACAGACAAATGCTTAGGTAATCCGAATTTATGATTACAGGAATTAATTCTATTATATTTGGTGGAATTCATTAAGAATTGGCTTAAGCAATGAAATGAATGATTTATCATTACTAACAATATAGATGTTCAGATGTTGCAATAAATATAAATGAAATTCTTGAAAGTTTAATAGCTAAATTAAGAGACTTGTCTTTCGATCCTGAGGATGTATTTGTTTCTTTCCAGGAAACAGCCTGGGAAAACTGGTCCTTTGCAAATGGGGAAATATTACATGCCTAAGACAGAGGACTTCTTAAGAAGAAAATCTGTTTTTCTTTGGAGCATATATTAATAAAAAAGCTGCAAACATTGTTTGCAGCTTTTGTAAGCTCTGATCTTTAAGCTTCCGTAGCCCGTAGGGGAATCGAACCCCTCTTACCAGAATGAAAATCTGAGGTCCTAACCGATAGACGAACGGGCCATCTACGCATACACTAATTTGACTCAGTGCGTTAGGTTTTTGTTTTTATAAGTTTACAACTCTTATTAGTAGCCCGTAGGGGAATCGAACCCCTCTTACCAGAATGAAAATCTGAGGTCCTAACCGATAGACGAACGGGCCAACTATCCGTGTTACGCTAATTTATTAACGTGCTTAGTTAATTTACTTTTTAAGTTAGCAGCTTTGTTTTTGTGGATAATATTTTTCTTAGCTAATTTATCCAACAAAGAGATAACCTTTGGCAATTGCCCTGCAGCAGCAGCTTTATCTTCTTCATTTCTCAATATCTTCATAGCTGATCTAGCAGTCTTGTGGTAGTATCTGTTACGAACTTTTCTAACTTCGTTTTGTCTAATTCTCTTTAGTGCTGATTTATGATTTGCCATATCGTTCAAATGTGAGTGCAAAAGTAAAACCTTTTTTCTTATCTGCCAAATTTATTTTTAAATAATTTCAATTTTCTTCAGATAAGTATTTTCTCAGTTTGTCTATTGCTTGTTCTATTTTAAAATTTTCTTGTTCTTTATCTATTTTCTTGATAATATTTCCCAACATTATCATAGCATTGTTCCATTCTCCAGTTGTATTGGTGAAGGTTAGTCCATCTATAGTTACTTCAAAGGCTACCCTTTCTCCATACCTGTAAAGCCTGAAACTTATCTTCTCATCTCTGCCTGTTATCCCATCTTCATTAACTTTCAAGTCGTAACTTTTTGGGTTAGAGTGGATTTTCTTAAAAAGCAATGTTGCTTCTTGAATTTTTAAATCCGGCATGATATCAAATTTGGTAGCCTATAGGGGAATCGAACCCCTGTTGCAAGGATGAAAACCTTGAGTCCTAACCACTAGACGAATAGGCCAAATTTTGAGGTTGCAAAAGTAATAATTAACTTCTTAACTTCAAAATTATTTTTTATACTATCTGTAAACTTTTTGGATGATGGTGTTCTTAATTCCCTTAGATTCAAGGTCTTTCTGTAGTTTTACCGCATCTTCTAAAGTGTATACTTTTCCATAAGTATAATAGAAAACTCCACTTTCTTTGTTCCTTTCTACGTCTTTCAGGGTTTGAAGAATAAATGAATTACCATTTAATTTGTCTCCCACATAAAGCTCAATAGTGTAATATCCTGTGCTGATTTTTTGGTTAGGCATAAACCCTACAGCAAATGCATTTTTAAATCCTGCATCTCTTGCTGTCTTCAGGTTGATATCTTTTACAGATGCCATATTCGTCACTCCATAGTAGTACTTATACTGTCCATTATCTTTTATAGGAAGAATATAATTCAATCCTTTCAGAGCAGGATCACCATCGTTGTATTTAGTAGGAGAGCTCATCAGTAAGATTCTGAAATCATTTTTTAAGGCAACCTCCACCAGTTTTTCCGGTTCAGGTTTTTTGGCAGCGACAATGGAAGCTCCTCCTGATTTTCGGTCAATGGCTTTTTTATAATCAATAATAGCATTATAAATACTTTCTGCAATTTCATCTTGCCCTTTGTCGGAAGCCAGATAATGACTCTCTTCTGCATGGTTGATAAATCCTGTTTCAATAAGCACTGAAGGCATTGCATTCATACGAAGAACGTGTAAGTTCTTTTGAAAAACACCTCGAGAAAATCTTTTATCTTTATTTACGAAGTTGTCTTCTACAAGACCACCTAATAGTAAACTTGATTCCAGATATTTGCTTTGTTGAAGTTTTAAAGCAATTAAAGATTCGGGTGAACTTGCGTCATAAGATCCGAAGGTTTGTTTATCTTTCTCATCCAGAAAGATCACATCATTTTCTCGTTTTGCAACCTCTAAGTTGGTGTTGTTT is a window from the Chryseobacterium sp. T16E-39 genome containing:
- a CDS encoding acyl-CoA thioester hydrolase/BAAT C-terminal domain-containing protein; this encodes MDFNKTTWTFLILLLHFCSISIFSQDTLKAANVEAVLYVGNNENQPLIVGLGGSEGGNPWTTDHWKKTRQEFLDKGYSFLAIGYFGCKNTPALLDRISINDVHNAIVVASKNKKINKKKIAVIGGSRGADLALLLGSYYPDISCVIGMSTSHVVFPGHTQEFTTSCWTFDNKELPFVPVNEESVPFLIKHDLRSAFSAMLKDTLAEQKAAIKVELIQGPILLLSGTKDEIIPAVPMGNKIIERLKKHQFKYTYEHQIYEGSHAEPTKHFDTIFAFLEKNFK
- a CDS encoding Crp/Fnr family transcriptional regulator; amino-acid sequence: MEHLDPENQNSIQKDLLFDHFESYIKISDELRSALDKRMYFVTFKKGDIVHDADKVCTQSYFIQKGLLRTYFLKDGKEISEYFPVEGEWCNSPKSLFTRQKDIYYIDAIEATEAFCIHVNDLVYLFDHFPEMERYSRLSMGTVVGHLMERITSMRFSSAKEKYDHFTQTYKGIYHRIPLGMIASYLGITQETLSRIRTQK
- a CDS encoding tautomerase family protein produces the protein MPFITITSLKGRSKEEKQKIGEAIHAAIVESGVPPADRFQRFLDLEPENFLYDKHYPNLEKGRSENFVVIEILLSVGRSVKVKRKILESLIAKLRDLSFDPEDVFVSFQETAWENWSFANGEILHA
- a CDS encoding MFS transporter: MDNVQTKAIDTSKIVYPILFMISFSHFLNDLIQSTIPSLYPILKGEFKLSFAQIGIITLVFQLTASILQPFVGIYTDKKPNPRSLAIGMALSMAGLLLLAAAHEYYVILIAVALIGMGSSVFHPEASRVAQLASGGQKGLAQSIFQVGGNSGSAIGPLLVALIVLPLGQGYVGLFAIAAFIGIIVLWRIGNWYAERLSIRKAAKHSDMVVRIDLSRKKVIFSITILLALVFSKYIYLASMTNYFTFFLIDKFHISVKDSQLYLFMFLAAVAVGTILGGKLGDKYGRKKIIWISILGAAPFTLCLPYLPLAWTIVFAVLIGLIIASAFSAILVYATDLMPDKIGLVAGLFFGFMFGMGGIGSAVLGAVADDTSIEYVFKICAFLPLMGIITAFLPNIKGSKKS
- the rpsT gene encoding 30S ribosomal protein S20 encodes the protein MANHKSALKRIRQNEVRKVRNRYYHKTARSAMKILRNEEDKAAAAGQLPKVISLLDKLAKKNIIHKNKAANLKSKLTKHVNKLA
- a CDS encoding DUF6705 family protein; the protein is MKIILFLTVFLFSSSCYSQQVYPLNTDFDEVPQNSYLKDSNNELTPYIGTYKSSFQNREITIYITKEVQKFFKALRVYQDALSIRYVVKNSAGAILQDTQSMTFQPNQFEHTIYSHGTYPNQNIVWFNYGGTNCRVGWGAIELKKISTTQLSWEYRPNDIILDSSKCPQGTDINIYLPETKGLIFTKQ
- a CDS encoding N-acetylmuramoyl-L-alanine amidase, whose protein sequence is MYKQKFKIILSFLLIILSNFIFSQKKLTIVLDAGHGGSDSGAKRTYSDIGLLAEKDVTLSVVLKLGRMLEKNKDFKVIYTRKFDEYPSLSDRTNLANRSKADLFVSVHCNSAQRSSAYGTETYVQGPDQNNTNLEVAKRENDVIFLDEKDKQTFGSYDASSPESLIALKLQQSKYLESSLLLGGLVEDNFVNKDKRFSRGVFQKNLHVLRMNAMPSVLIETGFINHAEESHYLASDKGQDEIAESIYNAIIDYKKAIDRKSGGASIVAAKKPEPEKLVEVALKNDFRILLMSSPTKYNDGDPALKGLNYILPIKDNGQYKYYYGVTNMASVKDINLKTARDAGFKNAFAVGFMPNQKISTGYYTIELYVGDKLNGNSFILQTLKDVERNKESGVFYYTYGKVYTLEDAVKLQKDLESKGIKNTIIQKVYR
- a CDS encoding FadR/GntR family transcriptional regulator; this translates as MAQIQKRSLAQEVAERLIEGILNDTYAIGNQLPTEPELMKIYGVGRSSIREAIKILSIKGVLSVQQGVGTFIVSKNVQESLELQMSKAEIEEVEEVRSLLESKVAARAAVNHTADELKTIKEYLDLRGKFAEEELAQECYQADVNFHLAIAEACGNKLLKEIYKIASRQVLRIFESSHNNNTDAFRISQKLHNELYTHIKNRDAEKASLAAEKIILKLL